A region of Dermabacter vaginalis DNA encodes the following proteins:
- a CDS encoding GNAT family N-acetyltransferase, which yields MLDATTLPITFENTRLRPLSELDADAYAAGTKDEAVRRFGHLPESDYTPESVRRMIRDEVAEGLSSGTLAVLALADAETDRFVGSLVLFDVSSEAAEVGFWIHPDARGAGHARRGLELASRFARNSGLRTLTARTLLENKASQRCLTNAGFHEVERAVGTTPAGQREELFHYRRDLKPTAQWPLATERLRLRPHNADDTEWLHELYSRPDVARYLLDEPWTAEVTHDKLTERLAKTDIDGETGALALVIEHDGVPIGDVALWLTDHEHRQGEIGWVLDPAHGGQGFASEAVRAVLALGFDHYKLHRITAQMDARNSASAALARRVGLRLEAHHVQDWFSKGEWTDTLTFARLASEHMRQ from the coding sequence ATGCTGGATGCCACCACCCTCCCGATCACCTTTGAGAACACTCGCCTACGTCCCCTCTCTGAGCTGGACGCAGACGCGTATGCAGCCGGCACCAAGGATGAAGCTGTGCGGCGCTTCGGCCACCTGCCCGAGTCCGACTACACCCCCGAGTCCGTGCGACGGATGATCCGTGACGAGGTTGCTGAGGGTCTGTCGTCCGGCACGCTGGCAGTTCTCGCACTTGCCGACGCCGAGACGGACCGGTTTGTGGGCTCCTTGGTGCTCTTCGACGTCAGCTCCGAGGCTGCCGAGGTCGGGTTCTGGATTCATCCGGATGCGCGGGGAGCAGGGCACGCTCGTCGGGGCCTGGAGTTGGCATCGCGCTTCGCACGCAACAGTGGACTGCGAACCTTAACAGCACGCACGCTCCTGGAGAACAAGGCCTCCCAGCGGTGCTTGACGAACGCAGGGTTCCATGAGGTCGAGCGAGCCGTCGGGACCACGCCCGCAGGACAGCGCGAGGAACTTTTCCATTACCGGCGCGATCTCAAGCCCACCGCCCAGTGGCCGTTGGCGACGGAGCGGCTTCGGCTCCGTCCGCATAACGCCGACGATACCGAATGGCTTCACGAGCTGTACTCGCGACCCGACGTTGCCCGCTACCTGCTGGACGAGCCATGGACCGCGGAAGTCACCCACGACAAGCTCACCGAACGTCTAGCGAAGACTGACATCGATGGCGAGACTGGCGCGCTTGCGCTGGTCATCGAGCATGACGGCGTCCCAATCGGAGACGTCGCGTTGTGGCTCACCGATCACGAGCACCGTCAAGGCGAGATCGGGTGGGTTCTCGACCCAGCGCACGGTGGGCAAGGTTTCGCCAGCGAAGCCGTCCGAGCAGTACTCGCCCTCGGGTTTGACCACTACAAGCTCCACCGCATCACCGCGCAGATGGATGCCCGCAACAGCGCCTCGGCAGCACTGGCTCGTCGTGTCGGGCTCCGGCTCGAAGCACATCACGTCCAGGACTGGTTCAGTAAGGGCGAATGGACAGACACCCTCACCTTCGCGCGACTTGCCTCCGAGCACATGCGCCAATGA
- a CDS encoding TetR/AcrR family transcriptional regulator yields MRLLDEGGLRALTLRSVAQQVGVAPASLYSRVESVDDLFDLALDTALADDPVMSESIRNADLSALMHAFFAHLTTHRWAGQVIGMRAPRGPAYLALSERMCVLLEQAGTPDPLGTAYRLSNLVIGASLTAPMASDEKRVAIDPDQAPTYARLHATHHVSPREILSDGLTALLS; encoded by the coding sequence GTGAGGCTGCTGGACGAAGGCGGGTTGAGGGCCCTCACCCTGCGATCTGTGGCACAACAGGTGGGTGTCGCTCCAGCCAGCCTGTACTCCCGCGTCGAATCCGTCGACGACCTGTTCGACCTCGCCCTCGACACAGCGCTTGCAGACGATCCCGTGATGTCCGAGTCGATCCGCAACGCCGACCTGTCTGCCCTGATGCACGCCTTCTTCGCGCACCTCACGACCCACCGGTGGGCCGGTCAGGTCATCGGTATGCGCGCTCCCAGGGGCCCGGCGTACCTGGCTCTTTCCGAGCGGATGTGCGTCCTGCTCGAACAAGCGGGTACCCCGGATCCGCTGGGAACTGCCTACCGATTGTCCAACCTGGTGATTGGCGCCTCGCTGACCGCACCCATGGCGTCTGACGAGAAGCGCGTCGCCATTGACCCTGACCAAGCTCCTACCTATGCGCGGCTCCACGCGACGCACCACGTCAGCCCACGCGAGATTCTCTCCGACGGCCTCACGGCACTCCTGTCGTGA
- a CDS encoding aminotransferase class V-fold PLP-dependent enzyme: MTPEAPMSGTAFDVEAIRRDFPILNETLADQKPLVYLDSGATSQRPQSVIDAEREFLTSTNAAVKRGAHQLAEAATDRYESARESIAAFIGATDPRELAFTKNATEALNLVAYALGNGDASTPEHLRVREGDEILVTEMEHHSNLVPWQELARRTGATLRYLPLTDDFELDLTDFESLLNDRTKVFAFTHQSNVLGTINPVREFVKRAREVGALTVLDACQSTPHMPIDVTELDVDFLAFSGHKMLGPTGIGALWGRYELLAELPPFILGGSMIEIVHMDRTTFAEPPARFEAGTPMISQAVGLEAAVGYLRNLGMANVAAHEAALTARALDNLSQIDGVRIIGKGPSTGRVGAVAFSVEGRHPHDIGQVLDSLGVEVRVGHHCAWPLHRRYGVHGTTRASFSVYNTLDEVDRLASALEEAISFFKGFDR, encoded by the coding sequence ATGACACCTGAAGCGCCCATGTCGGGTACTGCTTTCGACGTTGAGGCAATCCGCCGAGACTTTCCGATCCTCAATGAAACTCTCGCGGATCAGAAGCCACTCGTGTACCTCGATTCAGGGGCGACTTCTCAACGCCCGCAAAGCGTGATCGACGCCGAGAGGGAGTTCCTGACTTCGACTAATGCCGCGGTCAAGCGCGGCGCCCATCAGCTTGCCGAAGCGGCAACGGACCGATACGAGAGCGCGCGTGAATCGATCGCGGCTTTCATTGGCGCCACGGACCCACGCGAGCTCGCCTTCACGAAAAACGCAACGGAGGCCCTCAACCTTGTGGCGTACGCACTCGGCAATGGCGATGCTTCGACCCCGGAGCATTTGCGCGTGCGTGAGGGCGACGAGATCCTCGTGACGGAAATGGAGCACCATTCGAACCTCGTGCCGTGGCAGGAACTTGCTCGGCGCACAGGAGCGACGCTGCGCTACCTTCCGCTCACGGACGATTTCGAGCTCGACCTCACCGACTTTGAGTCCCTTCTCAATGACCGCACGAAGGTTTTCGCTTTCACGCATCAGTCGAACGTTCTGGGCACGATCAATCCCGTGCGTGAGTTCGTGAAGCGGGCCCGCGAGGTCGGCGCGCTCACGGTTCTTGATGCCTGCCAATCCACTCCGCACATGCCGATTGACGTGACCGAGCTCGACGTCGACTTCCTCGCTTTCTCGGGGCACAAGATGCTGGGACCCACAGGTATCGGCGCGCTGTGGGGGCGGTACGAGCTTCTCGCAGAGCTGCCTCCATTTATACTTGGCGGTTCGATGATCGAAATCGTCCACATGGATCGCACCACTTTTGCGGAGCCACCAGCACGTTTCGAGGCCGGCACCCCAATGATTTCGCAAGCGGTGGGCCTCGAGGCGGCCGTCGGATACCTCCGGAACCTGGGCATGGCGAACGTTGCCGCCCACGAAGCTGCGCTGACCGCGCGGGCCCTGGACAACCTCTCGCAGATCGACGGCGTACGGATTATCGGCAAGGGGCCGAGTACCGGCCGCGTGGGCGCTGTTGCCTTTAGCGTCGAGGGACGCCACCCGCACGATATCGGGCAGGTTCTCGACTCACTCGGTGTCGAAGTACGCGTGGGGCATCATTGCGCGTGGCCGCTTCATCGTCGATATGGTGTTCATGGAACGACTCGCGCGAGCTTTAGCGTGTACAACACACTCGACGAAGTTGATCGCCTCGCCTCCGCGCTCGAGGAAGCCATCTCGTTTTTCAAAGGATTTGATCGATGA
- the sufU gene encoding Fe-S cluster assembly sulfur transfer protein SufU, giving the protein MNLNAMYSELIFEHDKRPQNFGLREPFQSEVHHVNPSCGDEITLRIELEGDADNPTIKDLSYDATGCAMSRASASIMSDLLIGESLEDAQKTYAHFDEVMHSRGKNEGDEEIIGDGIALVGAAKFPGRVKCVLMPWKAYQAALAEAQTARAANA; this is encoded by the coding sequence ATGAACCTCAACGCTATGTATTCCGAGCTCATTTTTGAGCACGACAAGCGGCCCCAGAACTTCGGGCTGCGCGAACCGTTCCAATCTGAAGTACACCATGTGAACCCCTCGTGCGGCGACGAGATCACGCTGCGAATCGAGCTCGAAGGCGATGCCGATAACCCGACCATCAAGGATCTTTCCTACGACGCGACTGGCTGTGCAATGAGCCGCGCGTCCGCCTCGATCATGAGCGACCTGCTCATTGGCGAGAGCCTTGAGGACGCGCAGAAAACCTACGCTCACTTCGACGAGGTCATGCATTCGCGTGGCAAGAACGAGGGTGATGAGGAGATCATTGGCGATGGCATCGCGCTCGTGGGCGCCGCGAAGTTCCCGGGGCGCGTAAAGTGCGTGCTCATGCCGTGGAAGGCGTATCAGGCGGCGCTTGCCGAAGCCCAGACAGCGCGCGCAGCTAACGCCTGA
- a CDS encoding Nif3-like dinuclear metal center hexameric protein: MTAINRVTSFLENLYPLAWAEEWDRVGLVLGDPAWEVARLRLAVDPTVAEAREAAQKNGTLLITHHPLLLRGASFLPATCGKGAVATELLRSQGGLWCGHTNSDRSRHGTVGAWIDLLRLKEAKPLEPGKPEESESFFGLGAVGELPEASTVGEIAELISRAVPATAQGVLHTGDAGRKVRRVAVCPGAGDSFLETATAAGVDLYITSDLRHHPALEHLESRADHSRVPALIDLPHYASESLYLPHLASLLREEFPELEVEVSSLSSDPFTGAAR, encoded by the coding sequence GTGACAGCGATCAACCGTGTGACCTCTTTTCTCGAAAATCTCTACCCGCTGGCCTGGGCGGAGGAGTGGGACCGCGTGGGTCTCGTACTCGGGGATCCGGCCTGGGAGGTCGCTCGGCTGCGCCTCGCCGTGGATCCGACGGTTGCCGAGGCTCGTGAGGCTGCTCAGAAGAACGGGACGCTTCTCATCACCCACCATCCACTCCTTTTGAGGGGCGCGAGCTTCTTGCCCGCGACGTGCGGTAAGGGTGCCGTCGCCACCGAGCTCCTGCGCTCCCAGGGCGGCCTGTGGTGCGGGCACACGAACAGCGACCGCTCGCGTCACGGCACCGTTGGGGCATGGATCGATCTTCTTCGCCTCAAGGAAGCGAAGCCTCTTGAACCCGGAAAGCCCGAGGAGAGCGAGTCATTCTTCGGGCTCGGCGCCGTAGGTGAGCTTCCCGAAGCGTCGACGGTAGGCGAAATCGCCGAGCTCATCAGCAGGGCTGTTCCCGCGACGGCGCAGGGCGTTCTTCACACGGGGGATGCTGGGCGAAAGGTGCGCCGTGTCGCCGTGTGCCCCGGCGCAGGTGACTCGTTCCTCGAGACCGCGACGGCCGCAGGCGTGGACCTGTACATCACGTCTGATCTGCGCCACCACCCGGCTCTCGAACATCTCGAATCCCGCGCTGATCATTCTCGCGTGCCCGCGCTCATCGACCTTCCGCATTACGCGAGCGAATCGCTGTATCTTCCACACCTCGCTAGCCTCTTGCGCGAAGAGTTCCCGGAGCTCGAGGTTGAAGTGTCCTCGCTCTCGAGCGATCCGTTCACGGGCGCCGCGCGATGA
- a CDS encoding S66 family peptidase, whose protein sequence is MKSLVRPVPVREGDKVAVLSPAWAAPAYFPAIHEQAMRRLEELFGVEVVEYPTTRALGASPEERARDVNAAFADPHIRALFSTIGGDDQIRILRYLDPTLPLADSKPFFGYSDNTNLSAWLFARGIASFYGGSTMVHLGSGPTVDAEHLASLRAALSGEGDLTYALPADSQDYGFDWSEERALTEASPREAAAPLEFYGPKVRVRGGTWGGCLEVLDQLAWANHLPDPSELDGAILIFETSEVLPSPDLVGRWIRGMGERGYLEAAAGVLVARPVVDDRDNPAPASVRAARRAAQRDYVLAELTRYAPDTPVCFGLPFGHTRPQYVIPYGGEITLDSELETITGHYGA, encoded by the coding sequence ATGAAGTCCCTCGTGCGTCCCGTTCCCGTGCGCGAGGGTGACAAGGTTGCTGTTCTCTCGCCCGCGTGGGCCGCGCCCGCGTATTTCCCGGCGATCCATGAACAGGCTATGCGCCGGCTCGAAGAGCTGTTCGGTGTGGAGGTTGTCGAATACCCCACGACCAGAGCGCTCGGAGCAAGCCCCGAGGAACGCGCCCGCGACGTCAATGCCGCCTTCGCCGATCCCCACATCCGTGCGCTTTTCTCGACAATCGGGGGCGACGACCAGATAAGGATTCTTCGCTACCTGGACCCGACGCTTCCTCTCGCCGACTCAAAACCGTTTTTCGGCTACAGCGACAACACGAATCTGAGCGCATGGCTTTTCGCGCGCGGGATCGCGAGCTTCTACGGAGGCTCAACCATGGTGCACCTCGGTAGTGGTCCGACGGTCGATGCCGAACACCTCGCCTCACTTCGCGCGGCGCTCTCGGGTGAAGGGGACCTGACCTACGCTCTTCCGGCCGATAGCCAGGACTACGGCTTCGATTGGAGCGAGGAGCGCGCTCTCACGGAGGCCTCTCCTCGGGAAGCGGCAGCCCCGCTGGAATTTTACGGCCCTAAGGTTCGTGTTCGGGGCGGTACCTGGGGTGGGTGTCTCGAAGTACTCGATCAGCTCGCATGGGCAAATCACCTGCCCGATCCCAGCGAGCTCGACGGCGCCATTCTCATTTTCGAAACCTCCGAGGTGCTTCCGAGCCCCGACCTAGTGGGTCGCTGGATTCGGGGCATGGGGGAGAGGGGCTACCTCGAGGCTGCCGCGGGCGTGCTCGTTGCCCGCCCGGTCGTTGATGATCGCGACAATCCCGCACCCGCGAGCGTACGCGCGGCTCGCCGCGCGGCGCAGCGTGATTACGTTTTAGCCGAGCTCACACGCTACGCCCCGGATACGCCCGTCTGCTTTGGCCTTCCCTTTGGCCACACGCGACCCCAATATGTCATTCCCTACGGCGGCGAGATCACGCTCGATTCCGAGCTCGAGACGATTACGGGTCACTACGGCGCTTAG
- a CDS encoding YaaA family protein gives MLILLPPSETKTRPHAPDAPTLELSSMAFPELTESRREMIAAAGRTARGDVAMEKLKIPASQPELRERMAHLENEPVAAPLEVYSGVLFDALGQPSVSDGCRLLAASALFGIVDCHADAIPAYRLSAGSEVERLGKVAAWWKPRLKHIAEAIEESGEIVIDCRSGAYRSMMPLKGAQVLEVSPVAVREGKRRVISHDAKRYRGLVARALCEATSPAETADDVLEILMNGLGDSLGFELSSGKARSTLTVVDDWERH, from the coding sequence ATGTTAATCCTCTTACCCCCTTCTGAAACGAAAACGCGCCCGCATGCTCCGGATGCGCCGACCCTAGAGCTTTCCTCCATGGCTTTCCCCGAGCTAACCGAGTCTCGACGAGAGATGATCGCGGCAGCCGGGCGCACGGCGCGGGGTGATGTGGCCATGGAGAAACTCAAGATTCCGGCCTCCCAGCCGGAGCTTCGCGAGCGCATGGCGCACCTTGAGAACGAGCCGGTCGCAGCACCGCTCGAGGTGTACTCGGGTGTGCTTTTCGATGCTCTCGGGCAGCCTTCTGTTTCCGACGGTTGCCGGCTCCTTGCCGCCTCCGCGCTTTTCGGAATCGTGGACTGCCATGCCGATGCCATTCCGGCCTACAGGCTTTCGGCAGGAAGCGAAGTTGAAAGGCTGGGGAAAGTCGCTGCGTGGTGGAAGCCTCGCCTCAAGCACATTGCTGAAGCGATCGAGGAAAGCGGCGAGATCGTGATCGATTGCCGCTCAGGGGCTTATCGCTCGATGATGCCGCTCAAGGGGGCGCAGGTACTCGAGGTCTCCCCCGTGGCAGTGCGCGAGGGAAAACGCCGCGTCATTAGCCACGACGCGAAGCGCTATCGCGGGCTCGTGGCGCGTGCTCTTTGCGAGGCGACCTCTCCTGCTGAAACGGCCGATGACGTGCTCGAGATCCTCATGAATGGCCTCGGGGACTCCCTCGGGTTTGAACTCAGCTCAGGCAAAGCCCGCTCGACGCTCACCGTCGTGGACGATTGGGAGCGCCACTAA
- the ppgK gene encoding polyphosphate--glucose phosphotransferase: MAKEAFGIDIGGSGIKGAPVNLKKGELAAKRVRIPTPQPATPKAVAKTVKELIDSFDVPADMPVGVTFPAIIQHGVAKSAANVDDSWIGVNVDQLLSEATGHSVFVVNDADAAGIAEMEFGVGQDKSGLVIMTTLGTGIGSAMFIDGKLIPNSELGHLNYEGKSIEKFAASSVFDKLGISYEEWAKERLQVFYSHVEFLFSPDLFIVGGGVSKDSKKYLHFLDLNTEIVPAKLRNEAGIIGAAALAHAERKLEIKKDKGEKKAKKDKKNASAADLAAESVEEA; this comes from the coding sequence ATGGCTAAGGAAGCATTCGGAATCGATATCGGCGGAAGCGGCATCAAGGGCGCTCCCGTCAACCTGAAGAAGGGTGAACTCGCCGCAAAACGCGTGCGTATCCCCACGCCACAGCCGGCAACTCCAAAAGCGGTCGCGAAGACTGTCAAGGAGCTTATCGATTCGTTTGATGTTCCCGCCGACATGCCCGTGGGCGTCACGTTCCCGGCGATCATCCAGCATGGTGTGGCGAAATCGGCCGCCAACGTGGACGATTCTTGGATCGGCGTGAACGTTGATCAGCTTCTTTCAGAGGCCACCGGACATTCGGTGTTCGTGGTGAACGACGCCGATGCTGCCGGTATCGCCGAGATGGAGTTCGGCGTCGGTCAAGACAAGTCGGGCCTCGTCATTATGACGACGCTCGGCACGGGAATCGGGTCGGCCATGTTTATCGATGGCAAGCTTATTCCGAACTCAGAGCTCGGCCATTTGAACTACGAGGGCAAGAGCATCGAGAAGTTCGCCGCGAGTTCCGTATTTGACAAGCTTGGCATTAGCTACGAGGAATGGGCTAAGGAACGCCTCCAAGTGTTCTACTCGCACGTGGAGTTCCTCTTCTCCCCCGACCTCTTTATCGTGGGCGGCGGCGTGTCGAAGGATTCAAAGAAGTACCTGCACTTCCTCGATCTGAACACTGAAATCGTGCCTGCGAAACTTCGCAACGAGGCCGGCATTATCGGTGCGGCCGCGCTCGCTCACGCCGAACGCAAGCTCGAAATAAAGAAGGACAAGGGCGAAAAGAAGGCCAAGAAGGACAAGAAAAACGCCTCCGCTGCGGATCTCGCGGCCGAGTCGGTCGAAGAGGCCTGA
- the map gene encoding type I methionyl aminopeptidase, with product MTVDHWLRPENRAVLEPGTISPLRPVPASIERPEYAFKDEAQSDNCGPYVQTPEVIERVRRASKIAAIALREAGKAAKPGVTTDEIDALVHEIILDHGAYPSTLGYLSFPKSCCTSLNEVVCHGIPDSTVMEEGDILNVDVTAYLDGVHGDTNATFPVGEIAPEAAELIERTEEAMFRGIRAAKVGREVNVVGRVIEKYVGRFGYDSVRDFTGHGVAEGFHNGLIIPHYDSAPHYDDVVEPNMIFTVEPMVTLGSRAWDQWDDGWTITTRDKGYTAQFEHTFLITDDGYEILTDPDAEISA from the coding sequence ATGACTGTAGACCACTGGCTTCGCCCCGAAAACCGTGCCGTGCTCGAGCCCGGTACTATAAGCCCGCTCCGCCCGGTTCCCGCCTCGATTGAACGGCCCGAGTATGCGTTCAAAGATGAGGCACAATCCGATAATTGCGGGCCCTACGTGCAAACGCCCGAGGTCATCGAGCGCGTGCGCCGCGCCTCAAAGATCGCCGCGATCGCCCTTCGCGAGGCAGGCAAGGCTGCGAAGCCCGGCGTGACGACCGATGAGATCGATGCTCTCGTGCACGAGATCATCCTCGATCACGGCGCGTACCCGTCGACCCTGGGGTACCTGAGCTTCCCCAAGTCGTGCTGCACGAGCCTCAACGAAGTGGTATGCCATGGCATCCCCGATTCGACTGTCATGGAAGAGGGCGACATCCTCAACGTTGACGTCACCGCTTACCTCGACGGTGTCCACGGTGATACCAACGCGACGTTCCCCGTAGGAGAGATCGCGCCTGAAGCTGCCGAGCTCATTGAGCGAACAGAAGAGGCGATGTTCCGCGGCATCCGCGCCGCGAAGGTGGGCCGTGAGGTCAATGTTGTGGGCCGCGTGATCGAGAAGTACGTGGGGCGCTTCGGTTACGACTCGGTGCGCGACTTCACGGGCCACGGGGTCGCGGAGGGATTCCACAACGGCCTCATCATTCCCCACTACGATTCCGCGCCCCACTATGACGACGTGGTCGAGCCCAACATGATCTTCACGGTTGAACCCATGGTGACGCTCGGCTCACGCGCATGGGATCAGTGGGACGACGGCTGGACGATCACAACCCGCGATAAGGGGTACACTGCACAGTTCGAGCACACGTTCCTTATTACCGACGACGGCTATGAGATCCTCACCGATCCCGATGCCGAAATTTCCGCGTAG
- the panB gene encoding 3-methyl-2-oxobutanoate hydroxymethyltransferase, with protein sequence MSESVTPRKIRTHTLRDFKKEGRAITMLTSYDTLSASIFDEAGIDVLLVGDSAGNTVLGYDSTVYTKHEDIVRFTGAVARSCERPLVLADLAFGTYQVSVEEAVRHGVELMQAGAQAVKLEGGREVLPQVEALVRAGIPVCGHLGFTPQSVNQLGGFKVQGRGEKADALLADAVALQEAGAFAVVLELVPAPLAARVTETLDVPTIGIGAGAGCDGQVLVWQDMAGLSGFKPRFVKAFADLRSNLMRAACEYGDAVRAGEFPSPEHTFEK encoded by the coding sequence GTGAGCGAGAGCGTCACCCCGCGCAAGATCCGAACCCACACCCTTCGCGACTTCAAGAAGGAGGGGCGGGCCATCACGATGCTGACAAGCTATGACACTCTCAGCGCCAGCATCTTTGACGAGGCCGGAATCGACGTGCTTCTCGTGGGTGATTCTGCGGGCAACACCGTTCTCGGTTACGACTCCACCGTCTACACGAAGCACGAGGACATCGTGCGCTTCACGGGTGCTGTCGCCCGCTCATGTGAGCGCCCGCTCGTGCTTGCCGACCTCGCGTTCGGCACGTATCAGGTAAGCGTTGAGGAAGCCGTCCGCCACGGAGTCGAACTCATGCAGGCAGGCGCGCAGGCTGTCAAGCTCGAGGGCGGGCGCGAAGTTCTCCCCCAGGTCGAGGCGCTCGTGCGCGCGGGCATCCCGGTGTGCGGTCACCTGGGCTTCACACCGCAATCGGTCAATCAGCTTGGCGGGTTCAAGGTGCAGGGGCGCGGAGAGAAGGCCGACGCTCTCCTCGCCGACGCCGTTGCCCTTCAGGAGGCCGGTGCTTTCGCCGTTGTGCTCGAACTCGTGCCCGCCCCTCTCGCCGCGCGCGTGACCGAAACGCTTGACGTGCCCACGATCGGCATCGGTGCAGGTGCGGGATGCGATGGCCAGGTGCTCGTGTGGCAAGACATGGCGGGGCTGAGCGGTTTTAAGCCGCGTTTCGTCAAAGCGTTCGCCGATCTCCGCTCGAACCTCATGCGCGCAGCATGTGAGTACGGCGACGCTGTTCGTGCAGGGGAGTTTCCTTCCCCCGAGCACACGTTTGAAAAATAG
- a CDS encoding glutamine synthetase family protein has protein sequence MERHQDSVLRQVEEQGIDYIRLWFSDVVGRLKSVVISPHDLEKAFDEGIGIDGSAIEGLTRSYESDMLLRPDPSTFRVMGAPPGGETGVMICDVFTPDSEPAASDPRRVLRDALSRAEAKGLEFLTHPEVEFYLFNRRYEKGVPLEPVDQGGYFDYVQRIDGSRFRREAMQELERMNIHVEYSHHEGGPGQNEIDLRYADALTTADNLLTLRAVVKGIALAEGKFASFMPKPMIEHPGNGMHTHLSLFHNGTNIFHEPGAEYGLSRTARHFIAGLLVHAREYSILTNQFVNSYKRLWGEQEAPSYIVWGHNNRSALVRVPFHKPTKGTSSRVEFRGLDSAANPYLAFAALLGAGLKGIEEEYPLPEGAEDTVWELTERERQAMGIKPLPSDLLRAIESFETSELMAEILGEQVFEYILRDKRREWEGYRRQVTESELRTTFDI, from the coding sequence ATGGAACGCCACCAGGATTCAGTGCTTCGGCAGGTCGAAGAGCAGGGGATTGACTACATCCGCCTATGGTTCAGCGATGTGGTGGGACGCCTCAAGTCAGTCGTGATCTCGCCGCATGACCTCGAAAAAGCGTTCGATGAAGGCATTGGCATCGATGGCAGCGCGATTGAAGGGCTCACGCGCTCGTATGAGTCAGACATGCTGCTTCGCCCCGATCCCTCGACTTTCCGCGTCATGGGTGCACCGCCAGGCGGTGAAACCGGCGTGATGATCTGTGATGTGTTCACCCCCGATTCAGAACCCGCGGCATCGGATCCGCGCCGAGTCCTTCGCGACGCCCTCTCTCGCGCCGAGGCCAAGGGGCTTGAGTTCCTCACTCATCCCGAGGTGGAGTTCTACCTTTTCAACCGGCGCTATGAAAAGGGAGTTCCCCTTGAGCCCGTCGATCAAGGTGGCTATTTCGACTACGTGCAACGGATCGATGGCAGCCGCTTCCGCCGCGAGGCGATGCAGGAACTCGAACGCATGAACATCCATGTCGAGTATTCCCATCACGAAGGCGGTCCCGGGCAAAATGAGATCGACCTCCGGTACGCTGATGCGCTCACGACCGCGGATAATTTGCTCACCCTTCGCGCCGTCGTCAAAGGCATCGCCCTTGCCGAAGGGAAGTTCGCGAGCTTCATGCCGAAGCCCATGATCGAACACCCCGGTAACGGCATGCACACGCATCTCTCGCTTTTCCATAACGGTACGAATATTTTCCACGAGCCGGGAGCCGAGTACGGGCTATCGCGCACCGCGCGTCACTTCATCGCGGGGCTCCTTGTGCACGCTCGCGAATACTCGATCCTCACGAACCAATTCGTCAACTCTTACAAGCGTTTGTGGGGCGAACAAGAGGCTCCGAGCTACATCGTGTGGGGTCACAACAACCGAAGTGCCCTCGTGCGCGTACCGTTCCACAAGCCAACGAAGGGAACCAGTTCTCGGGTGGAGTTTCGAGGTCTCGACTCGGCAGCGAATCCTTATCTCGCGTTCGCTGCGCTTCTCGGCGCTGGCCTCAAGGGCATCGAGGAGGAATACCCCCTCCCCGAAGGTGCGGAAGACACGGTTTGGGAACTCACCGAGCGCGAACGGCAAGCGATGGGCATCAAACCGCTTCCCTCCGACCTCTTGCGAGCCATCGAAAGTTTCGAGACTTCCGAGCTCATGGCCGAGATCCTCGGTGAGCAGGTGTTCGAGTACATCCTGCGCGATAAACGCCGCGAGTGGGAGGGCTATCGCCGCCAGGTGACCGAGTCTGAGCTCCGCACGACATTCGATATTTAA